In [Leptolyngbya] sp. PCC 7376, a genomic segment contains:
- a CDS encoding transposase, with protein MLYLSPYSPDFNKIEQCWSWLKVVFGSNSDIVYPSKMPWR; from the coding sequence CTGCTATATCTGTCCCCTTATTCACCAGACTTCAACAAGATTGAACAATGCTGGTCTTGGCTAAAAGTCGTATTCGGAAGCAACTCAGACATAGTCTATCCCTCAAAGATGCCATGGAGATGA
- a CDS encoding RnfABCDGE type electron transport complex subunit D, translating to MPFSDVRDFQIAILSGFLLLGVYTRDWTLHLDWVAFTVVACVLTQWLFSLYLGKRNATKEKPFKVRPALVSGLRSSLITALGLSLLLRTNHVGILMLAGCLAIASKFLLKYEKKHFFNPANFGIISVLLLTNDAWVSPGQWGTDWWYLILFFSAAGLVLNKVGRWDTSIAFLAAYGGLEILRNFWLGWTWDVVFLQLSSGSLLLFAFFMLTDPRSIPNAKKGRIFWAISIALLTFILQNGVYSSSAIFWALFALAPSTIVIDKIWKGKRFNWKQSESKVQDLKPINLSTQAMNLV from the coding sequence ATGCCCTTTAGTGATGTTCGTGATTTTCAGATCGCGATTTTGTCAGGTTTTTTATTACTTGGTGTGTACACCAGAGATTGGACATTACATTTAGATTGGGTTGCTTTTACTGTGGTAGCTTGTGTGCTAACTCAATGGTTATTTAGCTTATATTTAGGTAAACGTAACGCCACTAAAGAAAAGCCTTTTAAAGTAAGGCCAGCTTTAGTTTCAGGACTACGGAGTTCGCTGATTACAGCCTTAGGTTTATCTTTACTACTCCGCACAAACCATGTCGGGATTTTGATGTTGGCAGGTTGTTTGGCGATCGCCAGTAAATTTTTGCTGAAATATGAGAAAAAGCATTTCTTTAATCCGGCGAATTTCGGAATTATCAGTGTATTGCTGCTAACCAATGATGCTTGGGTTTCGCCGGGACAATGGGGTACTGATTGGTGGTATCTAATCTTGTTTTTCTCCGCAGCTGGCTTAGTGCTAAACAAAGTCGGGCGTTGGGATACATCCATTGCATTTTTAGCAGCCTATGGTGGTTTAGAGATCCTCAGAAATTTCTGGCTTGGTTGGACATGGGACGTCGTTTTTCTACAACTAAGTAGTGGTTCGTTACTACTGTTTGCCTTCTTTATGTTGACCGACCCTCGCTCGATTCCTAATGCAAAAAAAGGACGGATTTTCTGGGCAATTAGTATCGCCTTGCTAACCTTTATTCTGCAAAATGGTGTTTATTCTTCTAGTGCAATTTTCTGGGCTTTATTTGCTTTAGCTCCAAGCACGATTGTGATAGACAAAATCTGGAAAGGGAAGCGTTTCAATTGGAAACAATCAGAATCGAAAGTACAGGATTTAAAACCAATTAATTTGTCCACTCAAGCGATGAATTTAGTGTGA
- a CDS encoding sugar transferase, translated as MTVYRQFDALKLLTALARQGSAIALPEAREYPNALQKLLNGAFAKRTFDICFSLGVLLFLSPLYLTLALIIKLSSPGPVFYVQRRVGKNYRPFGCIKFRTMVLNADLVLEDMLRRSPELRAEFEQDFKLKKDPRITAIGNFLRLTSLDEFPQFWNVLVGDMSIVGPRPLVPREIYKYGRHMDKVLTIRPGLTGLWQVSGRNDIPYATRVRMDSYYVHHRHWFMDLWIVCKTVFVMLVPKNNGAY; from the coding sequence ATGACAGTTTATCGGCAATTTGATGCACTCAAGCTGCTCACTGCCCTCGCAAGACAAGGCTCGGCGATCGCCCTACCTGAAGCTCGGGAGTATCCCAATGCGCTTCAGAAGCTCTTGAATGGTGCCTTTGCCAAACGTACTTTTGATATTTGTTTCTCCCTGGGCGTCCTGCTTTTTCTCTCACCGCTTTATCTCACCCTCGCCCTAATTATTAAACTCTCTTCACCGGGCCCTGTTTTTTATGTGCAGCGTCGCGTCGGTAAGAATTACAGACCTTTTGGATGTATTAAATTTCGGACAATGGTGCTCAATGCCGATCTAGTGCTTGAGGATATGTTGCGGCGATCGCCTGAACTCCGCGCCGAATTTGAACAAGATTTTAAACTAAAAAAAGACCCTCGCATCACCGCCATTGGAAATTTTTTACGCCTTACTAGCCTCGACGAATTCCCTCAATTTTGGAATGTACTTGTTGGCGATATGAGCATTGTTGGCCCTCGTCCCTTGGTGCCTCGCGAAATTTATAAATACGGCCGCCATATGGATAAGGTTCTTACAATTCGACCTGGTTTGACGGGTCTCTGGCAAGTGTCTGGTCGTAACGATATTCCTTATGCCACTAGGGTTAGAATGGACTCCTACTATGTCCATCACCGTCATTGGTTTATGGATTTGTGGATTGTCTGCAAAACCGTTTTTGTGATGCTGGTACCCAAAAACAATGGCGCTTACTAA
- a CDS encoding DUF2330 domain-containing protein, translating into MFLRYLKGLFISLVSLLLLSQPAWAFCGFYVAKADTELYNQASQVIIARDGDRTVLTMANDYQGDVDDFAMVVPVPVVLKEDQVHVGESRIIKRLDDFSAPRLVEYFDENPCQVHAFDDFGGGMLRSQTTSAPVPAAALESAADLGVTIEEEFSVGEYDILILSAKESDGLETWLRQNEYQLPDGASDLLKPYIRSKMKFFVAKVNLEEFDSNGVNELRPLMMAYESPKYMLPIRLGMMNANQAQDLLVYILSPKGQAEVTNYRTVKIPSNVEVPEFVEDEFGDFYTTMFENDYQRQGRNDIFLEYAWDMSSCDPCSAPNLSKQELKDAGVFWDKDSYIPQVFITRLHVRYTRDKFPQDLKFHETSNRQFFQGRYVIRHPFRDKEQLTCDAASDYLDRTYRRQEEEIHTLAKLTGWDKSEIRDKVDFVDTATPPKGDWWDSIW; encoded by the coding sequence ATGTTTTTACGATATTTGAAAGGACTATTTATTAGTCTAGTTAGTTTATTATTACTGTCTCAACCAGCATGGGCATTTTGTGGCTTTTATGTCGCAAAAGCTGATACAGAACTCTATAACCAAGCATCCCAAGTGATTATTGCTCGGGATGGCGATCGCACCGTTTTAACGATGGCCAATGACTATCAAGGTGATGTCGATGATTTTGCGATGGTTGTCCCTGTCCCGGTAGTGCTAAAAGAAGACCAAGTCCATGTGGGTGAATCGAGAATTATTAAACGGCTCGATGACTTTAGTGCACCGCGCTTAGTCGAATATTTCGACGAAAATCCCTGTCAAGTCCATGCATTTGATGATTTTGGTGGTGGCATGCTCAGAAGCCAAACAACTAGTGCACCTGTGCCAGCAGCAGCCCTAGAAAGTGCCGCGGATCTTGGAGTAACTATCGAAGAAGAATTCAGCGTTGGGGAATATGACATTCTCATCCTCAGTGCGAAAGAATCCGATGGTTTGGAAACATGGCTCCGACAGAACGAATACCAGCTCCCCGATGGCGCGAGTGATTTACTTAAGCCCTATATTCGCAGCAAGATGAAATTCTTTGTGGCGAAGGTCAATCTCGAAGAGTTCGATAGCAATGGCGTGAATGAATTACGACCGTTGATGATGGCCTATGAATCTCCGAAGTACATGTTGCCCATTCGCTTGGGGATGATGAATGCAAATCAGGCTCAGGATCTACTTGTTTATATCCTGTCTCCGAAGGGTCAAGCGGAAGTCACAAATTACCGCACCGTTAAAATCCCATCGAATGTTGAAGTTCCTGAGTTTGTCGAAGATGAGTTTGGTGATTTTTATACCACCATGTTCGAGAACGATTATCAGCGACAAGGGCGTAATGATATTTTCCTAGAATATGCTTGGGATATGAGCAGTTGTGATCCTTGCTCTGCACCGAATCTATCAAAACAAGAGCTCAAAGATGCTGGCGTTTTCTGGGATAAGGATTCGTATATTCCGCAGGTATTTATTACGCGACTTCATGTGCGCTATACCCGCGATAAATTCCCGCAAGATTTGAAGTTCCACGAAACGTCGAACCGTCAATTTTTCCAAGGACGTTATGTGATTCGTCACCCATTCCGCGATAAGGAACAACTGACTTGTGATGCAGCTTCGGACTATCTGGATCGCACCTATAGACGTCAAGAAGAGGAAATCCATACCCTTGCGAAATTAACGGGTTGGGATAAGTCAGAGATTCGCGACAAGGTTGATTTTGTTGATACAGCGACGCCTCCCAAAGGAGATTGGTGGGATTCGATCTGGTAA
- a CDS encoding SIMPL domain-containing protein, with amino-acid sequence MSRKKFWLPIFTGLICLGCTTSVIADDQATLLRTITVTGQGQEAIATSLSQVRLGVEVKGKTAEQVQADMANRSQQVVEFLKGKNVEKLTTTGINLQPQYDWSGDERRLIGYIATNTVSFEVPTESAGSIMDEAVKAGATRIDGISFRATDEAIAAAETIALGEASQDAKTQAEVVLESLGLNSQEIIQIQVNGSQPATPMPLLMRQQVSLEASDAAITPVEGGEQKVNASVTLTIRY; translated from the coding sequence ATGAGTCGTAAGAAATTTTGGTTGCCTATCTTTACAGGTTTGATTTGTTTGGGATGTACGACTAGCGTTATTGCTGACGATCAGGCGACATTACTCCGAACCATCACCGTCACCGGGCAAGGACAAGAGGCGATCGCCACAAGTTTGTCACAAGTGCGCTTGGGCGTGGAAGTTAAAGGCAAAACCGCTGAGCAAGTGCAAGCAGACATGGCAAACCGCAGCCAACAGGTGGTGGAATTCCTTAAAGGAAAAAATGTCGAAAAGCTGACTACCACTGGCATTAACCTCCAGCCCCAGTACGATTGGAGTGGTGACGAACGCCGCTTAATTGGTTACATCGCCACAAATACAGTAAGTTTTGAAGTGCCCACTGAGTCCGCTGGCAGCATTATGGATGAGGCGGTTAAAGCTGGGGCAACGCGCATTGATGGCATTTCTTTCCGAGCAACGGATGAGGCGATCGCCGCTGCTGAAACAATTGCCCTTGGGGAAGCGTCTCAAGATGCGAAAACCCAAGCTGAAGTCGTCCTCGAATCCTTGGGGTTAAATTCACAGGAGATTATTCAAATTCAAGTAAATGGCAGTCAACCCGCTACTCCAATGCCCTTATTAATGCGACAACAAGTATCTCTAGAAGCTAGTGATGCTGCCATCACACCAGTGGAAGGCGGCGAGCAAAAGGTTAATGCTTCAGTAACTCTGACAATTCGCTACTAA
- a CDS encoding abortive infection family protein, producing the protein MRQLERMQLISSIAYELQQTMNTTSINIFLSGFGIECAKVSIVASKRVYVEKLLVSTPANVVQLIAIELGIVQTSPAVTDDLEKYLRDQGYRAAEDDFERARAFIERDPEQAIGSASAILESICKGILERMDKPLPKDMALRSLVRSTYKIMNLSPEDHADSDIKQILGGITNAATGIGVLRTKYSSFHGRTDSQKQYRLTARHARLAVGCAAVLGCFLIETYSERFRESHINTSA; encoded by the coding sequence ATGCGACAACTCGAAAGAATGCAATTGATTAGTTCAATCGCATATGAACTACAGCAGACGATGAATACCACAAGCATAAATATTTTTCTCAGTGGCTTTGGTATTGAATGTGCAAAAGTTTCAATAGTCGCATCAAAGAGAGTTTATGTTGAAAAACTTCTCGTATCAACACCGGCAAATGTAGTTCAATTAATCGCTATTGAGCTTGGAATTGTTCAGACATCACCAGCCGTAACAGATGATCTAGAAAAATATTTGAGAGACCAAGGATACAGAGCTGCAGAAGATGATTTTGAACGTGCTAGAGCATTTATAGAGAGAGATCCAGAGCAAGCAATCGGCAGTGCCTCTGCAATTTTAGAAAGCATTTGTAAAGGGATTTTAGAGCGAATGGACAAACCTCTTCCTAAAGATATGGCTCTACGTTCATTAGTGAGAAGTACCTATAAAATAATGAACCTATCCCCCGAGGATCACGCGGACTCTGATATTAAGCAAATTTTAGGTGGAATAACCAATGCAGCCACTGGCATAGGAGTACTAAGAACCAAATATAGTAGTTTTCATGGTCGTACAGATTCCCAGAAACAATATAGGCTCACTGCAAGACATGCACGCTTAGCAGTTGGTTGTGCTGCTGTTCTCGGCTGTTTTCTGATAGAGACATACAGTGAGAGATTTAGAGAATCTCATATCAATACTTCTGCCTGA
- a CDS encoding transposase: MIVIDEMGVHLALTRSHARATRGQRARGTIPTKTERNVTVIGALSLKGMLVRRFIYGNTDGSTFEGFILKNLVPQLWEGACVVMDNARIHGREMIRYFLVSKKARLIYLPSYSPDFSLIENCWSKLKNGLKGDKPCTYLQLLEDFDFNLKQVTPAHIKHWFTHCCYCL, from the coding sequence ATGATTGTCATAGATGAAATGGGAGTACATCTAGCTCTGACGCGCAGTCATGCTAGAGCCACAAGAGGGCAAAGGGCGAGAGGTACGATACCTACAAAAACAGAAAGAAATGTAACAGTCATTGGTGCTTTGAGTCTCAAAGGTATGCTGGTAAGGCGTTTTATCTATGGCAATACTGATGGCTCTACTTTTGAAGGTTTTATCTTGAAAAATCTAGTGCCACAACTATGGGAAGGAGCCTGTGTTGTCATGGATAATGCTCGCATTCATGGAAGAGAGATGATTCGCTACTTCCTCGTATCAAAGAAAGCACGGCTCATATATTTGCCATCTTATTCTCCTGACTTTTCACTCATTGAAAACTGCTGGTCAAAGCTCAAGAATGGTCTAAAAGGAGATAAACCATGTACTTATCTTCAGCTATTAGAAGATTTTGACTTCAATCTCAAACAAGTAACTCCCGCTCATATCAAGCATTGGTTTACTCACTGTTGCTACTGCCTCTAA
- a CDS encoding glycosyltransferase, whose translation MTRYAFVHEWLTPHATGGSELVVKEILQHLDADLFALIDFESSNPKSYLYDRNIGTSFLQGFPRAKYGLQNYLPLMPIAIEQLNLENYDVILSSSHAVAKGVITRPQQLHICYCHTPMRYAWDLTFDYLNNSGLGKGVKGLVARYFLHRLRQWDVISANQVDYFIANSKWTAQRIWRCYRREAEVIYPPVNIERFPFVEQKEDFYVTVSRLVPYKKVSLIVEAFNELGKNLVVIGGGKELEYLRAIAKPNIKILGRQPDDVVEKYMSEAKAYVYAGCEDFGIVLVEAQACGTPVIAFGQGGATETVRDIRNSSFGTGILFSEQSTQSLVAAVNSFEQHQTQISAEACLQQAKRFTSDIFWQSYVEFVNNCQEKSE comes from the coding sequence ATGACCCGTTATGCATTTGTCCATGAATGGCTGACTCCCCATGCCACAGGTGGATCTGAGCTAGTGGTCAAAGAAATTTTGCAACATCTCGACGCAGATCTATTTGCCCTGATCGATTTTGAGTCGAGTAATCCTAAAAGCTATCTTTATGACAGAAACATTGGCACCAGCTTTCTCCAAGGGTTCCCTCGCGCGAAATATGGCTTACAAAATTATTTGCCTCTGATGCCCATTGCCATTGAGCAGCTCAATCTCGAAAATTACGATGTGATCTTGTCATCGTCCCATGCGGTCGCGAAAGGTGTTATCACCCGTCCCCAACAATTGCATATTTGTTATTGCCACACACCAATGCGTTATGCCTGGGATTTGACTTTTGATTACCTCAACAATTCTGGCTTAGGGAAAGGCGTTAAAGGACTTGTCGCGCGTTATTTTTTGCATCGATTGCGGCAATGGGATGTGATTTCCGCAAATCAAGTAGATTATTTTATTGCCAACTCAAAATGGACAGCCCAACGAATTTGGCGTTGCTATCGACGGGAAGCGGAGGTGATTTATCCGCCAGTGAATATCGAGCGTTTTCCGTTTGTTGAGCAGAAAGAAGATTTTTATGTGACAGTTTCTCGGCTGGTGCCCTATAAAAAAGTCTCTTTAATCGTTGAGGCGTTTAATGAGCTGGGCAAAAATTTAGTGGTGATCGGTGGTGGCAAGGAGCTGGAATATTTACGGGCGATCGCTAAACCAAATATCAAAATCCTTGGGAGACAACCCGATGATGTCGTTGAAAAATATATGTCTGAGGCAAAAGCTTATGTTTATGCTGGTTGCGAAGATTTCGGGATTGTACTGGTTGAAGCCCAAGCTTGCGGAACCCCTGTAATTGCCTTTGGACAGGGAGGCGCGACAGAAACTGTTCGTGACATACGAAACTCTTCGTTCGGAACGGGTATTCTCTTCTCAGAACAGTCTACACAGTCATTAGTGGCAGCCGTAAATTCCTTTGAGCAGCACCAAACCCAAATCTCTGCCGAAGCTTGTCTACAGCAGGCAAAACGATTTACCTCTGACATTTTTTGGCAAAGCTATGTAGAATTTGTAAACAACTGTCAAGAAAAATCTGAGTAA
- a CDS encoding DUF1993 domain-containing protein, with the protein MHTHNLDSIRAVFQSRLVTLEHLLGVANTYFDGDESFLQKRIIEDMLPLGTQVAFTCDQPHNFALWCEDKPLEHLHPEVKSLAHAYEHIAKTKESLANIDLEKAKLDELMRLELGEGDYLELLGSVYVNDFLIPNFYFHLVTAYDILRMAGVPIGKRDYMLHLVPFVKSDKTL; encoded by the coding sequence ATGCACACTCATAATTTGGATTCAATTCGGGCTGTTTTTCAAAGTCGTCTAGTTACTCTAGAGCATCTGTTGGGAGTGGCAAATACTTATTTTGATGGAGATGAGTCATTTCTTCAGAAACGAATCATTGAGGATATGTTGCCCCTCGGTACACAAGTTGCATTTACCTGTGACCAGCCTCATAATTTTGCGTTGTGGTGTGAGGATAAGCCTTTAGAGCATCTGCATCCAGAAGTTAAATCTCTTGCCCATGCCTATGAACATATTGCAAAGACGAAAGAATCTCTCGCGAATATTGATCTCGAAAAAGCGAAACTTGATGAGTTGATGCGTCTAGAACTTGGTGAAGGAGACTATCTTGAGTTGTTGGGCAGTGTGTATGTGAATGATTTTCTAATTCCCAACTTCTACTTTCATCTAGTGACGGCTTATGACATTCTGCGCATGGCTGGTGTACCCATTGGGAAACGCGACTATATGTTGCACTTAGTACCTTTTGTGAAAAGTGATAAGACTTTGTGA
- a CDS encoding TatA/E family twin arginine-targeting protein translocase yields the protein MNVFGIGLPEMALIFVIALLVFGPKKLPEIGRTLGKTLKSFQAASNEFQEEIKKETDKIEKSVTMQARLEESEAEKAEKVEVEEANAETSSTEA from the coding sequence ATGAACGTTTTCGGCATCGGTCTTCCAGAAATGGCACTTATTTTTGTCATTGCCCTACTGGTGTTTGGCCCCAAGAAACTTCCTGAGATTGGTCGTACCCTAGGTAAAACGCTCAAGAGTTTTCAGGCAGCATCAAATGAGTTTCAGGAAGAGATCAAAAAGGAAACTGACAAGATTGAGAAGTCTGTCACGATGCAGGCTCGCTTAGAAGAGAGTGAAGCTGAAAAAGCTGAAAAAGTGGAAGTAGAAGAAGCAAATGCGGAAACCTCTTCGACCGAAGCCTAA
- a CDS encoding ATP-binding protein, whose translation MKPLPAMDRKKPTHKKFRLRTILVVPFVLQILGAVGLVGYLSFRSGQEAVNEVAGQLRGELTNRINEKLASYAEIPHTINRLNISTVTQGNIDILNATGEYQFWQQMQIYPDISYIYCGDENGAFMGVARYIEDEQPKLRLQFVNPSTEFIRHSIQLDGEGQKTANTELITKLYDPRVRPWYEAAKATGEAVWSDIYLDFSILVPTVTASMPIYSTVDDSFVGVCGIDFFLPQELSNFLKTLEIGENGTAFIIERSGKLVATSTPESMTEGEGEETERLFARNSDNASIKGTAEYLDNQFADLTKIQDVQQLDFKLDGEKQYVQIAPFQNRNLDWLIVLTVPESDFMAQINAGRRNALILSLSALGLALTVGVLTARLITQPVSRLTEASKELADGDLDKQLDAANAIDIEEIDTLEQSFNTMAAQLQDSFTALESQKETLAQKNEELQRLDQLKDEFLANTSHELRTPLNGIIGIAESLIDGVTGELPQSTQTNLQLVVSSGRRLASLINDILDFSKLKHKTIELQLSSVDVRSMAQIILTLSQPLANQKNIQLVNAIPQEIPSAKADENRLQQIFYNLINNAIKFTPEGTVEISAKVIHSESREELAIAVLDTGIGIAEDKLDRIFQSFEQAEGSTAREYGGTGLGLAVTKKLVELHRGKIEVESQVRVGSKFTFTLPIAQEKVNDDAPSVSVIHENFNPIITPEPISQMRGESSSEKELKILIVDDEPINRQVLINHLSPYDYAVTEASNGQEALDIINDGLLPDLILLDIMMPNMTGYEVCHILRQKFLAHELPIVMLTAKNQVESIVEGFTAGANDYLTKPIQKQELLARMKTHLNLAKLSSAYGKFVPRDFLDFLDKESILEVQIGNQVQQEMTIMFADIRSFATLAEKMIPQDTFDFINAYLSRVSPVIREHHGFIDKYIGDAIMALFPKSVDGAAKAAIAMQKRVVLFNQDRREAGLVPIRIGIGLHLGNLMLGTIGEPERMETTVIADAVNLAARLESLTKLYGVEILISERTKNQLDEDANYNVRFLDRVKVKGKNEVVLIYELYGDNGEMKNQLKTETKQLFESAIETYHQQNFIDARFIFEEVLAINPGDSVARLYVERCQKRQQSDVMEIWEGINKRSF comes from the coding sequence GTGAAACCATTGCCAGCTATGGATCGCAAAAAGCCTACCCATAAAAAATTTCGTCTGCGCACAATTCTGGTCGTTCCCTTTGTCCTGCAAATCCTTGGAGCTGTCGGATTAGTCGGCTACCTATCTTTCCGTAGCGGACAAGAAGCCGTTAATGAAGTCGCTGGGCAACTCCGTGGTGAATTGACGAACCGCATCAATGAAAAACTCGCTTCCTATGCCGAAATTCCCCACACAATTAACCGTCTAAATATCAGCACGGTTACCCAAGGTAATATCGATATTCTCAACGCCACGGGCGAATATCAATTCTGGCAGCAGATGCAGATTTACCCAGACATTAGCTACATCTATTGTGGTGATGAAAATGGCGCATTTATGGGGGTTGCTCGCTATATCGAGGATGAACAGCCCAAACTCAGACTCCAATTTGTAAACCCATCCACCGAATTTATTCGACATAGCATTCAGCTTGATGGCGAAGGACAAAAAACCGCCAACACCGAACTCATCACCAAACTATATGACCCTCGCGTTCGTCCTTGGTATGAAGCCGCCAAAGCAACAGGAGAAGCAGTCTGGAGCGATATCTACCTTGATTTTTCGATCCTTGTCCCGACTGTCACGGCGAGTATGCCCATCTATAGCACCGTCGATGATTCATTCGTTGGTGTGTGCGGCATTGACTTTTTCTTACCGCAGGAACTGAGCAACTTTTTAAAAACGCTAGAGATTGGCGAAAATGGTACAGCTTTTATCATTGAGCGCTCCGGTAAACTCGTTGCAACCTCCACGCCAGAATCGATGACCGAGGGCGAAGGAGAGGAAACAGAACGACTTTTTGCCCGGAATAGTGACAATGCCTCGATCAAAGGCACTGCCGAGTATTTAGATAATCAGTTTGCTGATCTGACCAAAATCCAAGATGTTCAGCAACTAGATTTCAAGCTGGATGGCGAAAAACAATATGTGCAAATTGCTCCCTTCCAAAACCGAAATCTTGACTGGCTAATTGTCTTAACTGTGCCCGAATCTGACTTTATGGCGCAGATTAATGCAGGTCGACGTAATGCCCTAATCCTAAGTCTTTCGGCATTAGGATTAGCTTTAACTGTTGGGGTGTTGACCGCCCGTCTGATTACTCAACCAGTGTCGCGTTTAACCGAAGCCTCAAAAGAGCTAGCCGATGGAGACCTTGATAAACAGTTAGATGCAGCGAATGCTATCGATATTGAAGAGATTGATACTCTCGAACAATCGTTCAATACGATGGCGGCACAACTGCAGGATTCCTTTACAGCGCTGGAATCTCAGAAAGAAACCCTTGCTCAGAAGAATGAAGAGCTTCAACGTCTTGATCAACTCAAAGATGAATTTTTGGCGAATACATCCCACGAATTGCGAACCCCACTAAACGGAATTATTGGTATTGCAGAATCTCTCATTGATGGTGTGACAGGAGAATTGCCACAATCAACCCAAACCAATCTGCAATTAGTCGTCTCTAGTGGCCGCCGCCTTGCGAGCTTAATTAATGACATCCTTGATTTCTCTAAGCTCAAACATAAAACCATTGAGCTCCAACTCTCATCGGTTGATGTGAGAAGTATGGCTCAAATTATTTTGACCCTTAGTCAGCCTCTCGCTAATCAAAAAAATATCCAGCTCGTTAATGCGATTCCTCAAGAGATTCCCTCTGCAAAGGCCGACGAAAATCGCCTACAACAAATTTTCTATAACTTGATCAATAACGCCATCAAGTTCACACCAGAGGGAACAGTCGAAATCTCTGCAAAGGTAATCCATTCAGAGTCCAGAGAAGAATTGGCGATCGCCGTTTTAGATACAGGCATCGGCATTGCAGAGGATAAATTAGACCGAATTTTTCAATCCTTTGAACAAGCGGAAGGGTCAACAGCCAGAGAATATGGCGGCACAGGTTTAGGGCTAGCGGTCACCAAAAAACTGGTTGAGTTGCACCGTGGCAAAATCGAGGTCGAGTCCCAGGTGAGAGTCGGTTCAAAATTCACATTTACGTTGCCTATTGCCCAAGAAAAAGTAAATGATGATGCTCCTTCGGTTTCAGTAATCCACGAAAATTTCAATCCCATTATTACGCCAGAACCAATCTCGCAGATGCGTGGAGAGAGTTCTTCCGAGAAGGAATTAAAGATTTTGATTGTTGATGATGAACCCATTAATCGGCAGGTCTTAATTAATCATCTTTCTCCCTATGATTATGCGGTTACGGAAGCAAGTAATGGGCAAGAAGCTTTAGATATTATCAATGATGGACTGCTGCCTGATTTGATTTTGCTAGATATCATGATGCCGAATATGACTGGCTATGAAGTGTGCCACATTCTTCGGCAAAAGTTTCTGGCTCATGAACTACCAATTGTGATGTTGACGGCAAAAAATCAAGTTGAAAGTATTGTTGAGGGATTTACAGCTGGTGCGAATGATTATTTAACGAAGCCTATCCAAAAACAAGAACTTTTAGCTCGAATGAAAACTCATTTGAATCTAGCAAAATTGAGTTCGGCCTATGGAAAATTTGTGCCTAGAGACTTTCTTGATTTCCTAGATAAAGAGAGCATTCTTGAGGTTCAGATTGGGAATCAAGTGCAGCAAGAAATGACAATTATGTTCGCAGATATTCGGTCATTTGCGACATTGGCTGAAAAAATGATTCCTCAGGATACCTTTGATTTTATTAATGCTTATTTAAGTCGAGTTAGTCCTGTAATTCGAGAGCACCATGGTTTCATCGATAAATATATTGGCGACGCGATTATGGCGCTCTTCCCTAAGTCAGTGGATGGTGCAGCAAAGGCGGCGATCGCCATGCAGAAAAGAGTCGTATTGTTTAACCAAGACCGTCGAGAAGCGGGGCTAGTGCCGATCAGAATTGGCATTGGGTTACACCTCGGAAATCTCATGCTTGGGACGATAGGTGAGCCTGAAAGAATGGAAACTACGGTGATTGCTGATGCCGTGAATTTAGCAGCACGATTGGAGAGTTTAACAAAGCTATATGGCGTTGAGATTTTAATTAGTGAACGGACTAAAAATCAACTTGATGAAGATGCTAATTACAATGTGAGATTTCTTGATCGTGTCAAAGTGAAAGGCAAAAATGAGGTGGTTTTAATCTATGAGCTATATGGTGATAATGGAGAAATGAAAAATCAATTAAAAACTGAAACAAAACAACTATTTGAGTCAGCGATTGAGACCTATCACCAACAAAATTTTATCGACGCAAGATTTATATTTGAGGAAGTTTTAGCGATCAATCCGGGAGATAGTGTTGCCAGACTTTATGTTGAACGCTGCCAAAAACGTCAGCAATCTGATGTGATGGAAATTTGGGAAGGGATTAATAAGCGTAGTTTTTAG